A portion of the Panthera tigris isolate Pti1 chromosome E1, P.tigris_Pti1_mat1.1, whole genome shotgun sequence genome contains these proteins:
- the ETV4 gene encoding ETS translocation variant 4 isoform X2, whose protein sequence is MERRMKGGYLDQQVPYTFCSKSPGNGSLREALMVPQGKLMDPGSLPPPDSEDLFQDLSHFQETWLAEAQVPDSDEQFVPDFHSENLAFHSPPTRIKKEPQSPRTDPALSCSRKLPLPYHHGEQCLYSRQIAIKSPAPGAPGQSPLQPFSRAEQRSFLRSSGTSQPHPGHGYVGEHSSVFQQPLDICHPLTSSQGGGREPLPAPYPHQLSEPCPPYPQQTFKQEYLDPLYEQAGQPPVGQGGVSGHRYPGAGVVIKQEQTDFTYDSDVPGCASMYLHTEGFSGHSPGDGAMGYGYEKPLRPFPDDVCVVPEKFEGDIKQEGVGAFREGPPYQRRGALQLWQFLVALLDDPTNAHFIAWTGRGMEFKLIEPEEVARLWGIQKNRPAMNYDKLSRSLRYYYEKGIMQKVAGERYVYKFVCEPEALFSLAFPDNQRPALKAEFDRPVSEEDTVPLSHLDESPAYLPELAGPAQPFGPKGGYSY, encoded by the exons ATGGAGCGGAGGATGAAAGGCGGATACTTGGACCAGCAAGTGCCCTACACCTTCTGCAGC AAATCGCCCGGAAATGGGAGCTTGCGCGAAGCGCTGATGGTCCCGCAGGGAAAGCTCATGGACCCGGGCTCCCTGCCGCCCCCCGACTCCGAAG ATCTCTTCCAGGATCTCAGTCACTTCCAGGAGACGTGGCTCGCTGAAG cccaGGTACCAGACAGTGATGAGCAGTTCGTTCCTGATTTCCATTCAGAAAACT tAGCTTTCCACAGCCCCCCCACCAGGATCAAGAAGGAGCCCCAGAGTCCCCGCACAGACCCGGCCCTGTCCTGCAGCAGGAAGCTGCCACTCCCCTACCACCATGGCGAGCAGTGCCTTTATTCCAG ACAAATCGCCATCAAGTCCCCCGCCCCCGGTGCCCCTGGACAGTCGCCCCTGCAGCCCTTCTCCCGGGCAGAACAACGGAGTTTCCTGAGATCCTCCGgcacctcccagccccaccctggccaTGGGTACGTCGGGGAGCATAG CTCTGTCTTCCAGCAACCCTTGGATATTTGCCACCCCCTCACATCCTCCCAGGGAGGGGGCCGGGAACCCCTCCCGGCCCCCTACCCACACCAGCTGTCGGAGCCCTGCCCACCCTACCCCCAGCAGACCTTCAAGCAGGAATACCTTGACCCCCTGTACGAACAGGCGGGCCAGCCGCCAGTGGGCCAGGGTGGAGTCAGCGGGCACAGGTACccaggggcgggggtggtgaTCAAACAGGAGCAGACGGACTTCACCTACGACTCTG atgTCCCTGGGTGTGCATCAATGTATCTTCACACGGAGGGTTTCTCCGGACACTCTCCAGGCGACGGGGCCATGG GTTATGGCTATGAGAAACCTCTTCGACCATTCCCAGATGATGTCTGTGTTGTCCCTGAGAAATTTGAAG GAGACATCAAGCAGGAAGGGGTCGGAGCGTTCCGAGAGGGACCGCCCTACCAGCGCAGGGGCGCCTTGCAACTGTGGCAATTTCTGGTGGCCCTGCTGGATGACCCAACGAATGCCCACTTCATCGCCTGGACTGGCCGGGGGATGGAGTTCAAACTAATAGAGCCCGAGGAG GTTGCCAGGCTCTGGGGCATCCAGAAAAACCGGCCGGCCATGAACTACGACAAACTGAGCCGCTCGCTCCGATACTACTATGAAAAAGGCATCATGCAGAAG GTGGCTGGTGAGCGCTACGTGTACAAGTTTGTGTGTGAGCCTGAGGCCCTCTTCTCCCTGGCCTTCCCGGACAATCAGCGTCCAGCCCTCAAGGCCGAGTTTGACCGGCCAGTCAGTGAGGAGGACACAGTCCCTTTGTCCCACTTGGACGAGAGCCCTGCCTACCTCCCAGAGCTGgctggccctgcccagcccttTGGCCCCAAGGGTGGCTACTCTTACTAG
- the ETV4 gene encoding ETS translocation variant 4 isoform X3, with amino-acid sequence MYLHTEGFSGHSPGDGAMGYGYEKPLRPFPDDVCVVPEKFEGDIKQEGVGAFREGPPYQRRGALQLWQFLVALLDDPTNAHFIAWTGRGMEFKLIEPEEVARLWGIQKNRPAMNYDKLSRSLRYYYEKGIMQKVAGERYVYKFVCEPEALFSLAFPDNQRPALKAEFDRPVSEEDTVPLSHLDESPAYLPELAGPAQPFGPKGGYSY; translated from the exons ATGTATCTTCACACGGAGGGTTTCTCCGGACACTCTCCAGGCGACGGGGCCATGG GTTATGGCTATGAGAAACCTCTTCGACCATTCCCAGATGATGTCTGTGTTGTCCCTGAGAAATTTGAAG GAGACATCAAGCAGGAAGGGGTCGGAGCGTTCCGAGAGGGACCGCCCTACCAGCGCAGGGGCGCCTTGCAACTGTGGCAATTTCTGGTGGCCCTGCTGGATGACCCAACGAATGCCCACTTCATCGCCTGGACTGGCCGGGGGATGGAGTTCAAACTAATAGAGCCCGAGGAG GTTGCCAGGCTCTGGGGCATCCAGAAAAACCGGCCGGCCATGAACTACGACAAACTGAGCCGCTCGCTCCGATACTACTATGAAAAAGGCATCATGCAGAAG GTGGCTGGTGAGCGCTACGTGTACAAGTTTGTGTGTGAGCCTGAGGCCCTCTTCTCCCTGGCCTTCCCGGACAATCAGCGTCCAGCCCTCAAGGCCGAGTTTGACCGGCCAGTCAGTGAGGAGGACACAGTCCCTTTGTCCCACTTGGACGAGAGCCCTGCCTACCTCCCAGAGCTGgctggccctgcccagcccttTGGCCCCAAGGGTGGCTACTCTTACTAG
- the ETV4 gene encoding ETS translocation variant 4 isoform X1 → MERRMKGGYLDQQVPYTFCSKSPGNGSLREALMVPQGKLMDPGSLPPPDSEDLFQDLSHFQETWLAEAQVPDSDEQFVPDFHSENLAFHSPPTRIKKEPQSPRTDPALSCSRKLPLPYHHGEQCLYSSAYDPPRQIAIKSPAPGAPGQSPLQPFSRAEQRSFLRSSGTSQPHPGHGYVGEHSSVFQQPLDICHPLTSSQGGGREPLPAPYPHQLSEPCPPYPQQTFKQEYLDPLYEQAGQPPVGQGGVSGHRYPGAGVVIKQEQTDFTYDSDVPGCASMYLHTEGFSGHSPGDGAMGYGYEKPLRPFPDDVCVVPEKFEGDIKQEGVGAFREGPPYQRRGALQLWQFLVALLDDPTNAHFIAWTGRGMEFKLIEPEEVARLWGIQKNRPAMNYDKLSRSLRYYYEKGIMQKVAGERYVYKFVCEPEALFSLAFPDNQRPALKAEFDRPVSEEDTVPLSHLDESPAYLPELAGPAQPFGPKGGYSY, encoded by the exons ATGGAGCGGAGGATGAAAGGCGGATACTTGGACCAGCAAGTGCCCTACACCTTCTGCAGC AAATCGCCCGGAAATGGGAGCTTGCGCGAAGCGCTGATGGTCCCGCAGGGAAAGCTCATGGACCCGGGCTCCCTGCCGCCCCCCGACTCCGAAG ATCTCTTCCAGGATCTCAGTCACTTCCAGGAGACGTGGCTCGCTGAAG cccaGGTACCAGACAGTGATGAGCAGTTCGTTCCTGATTTCCATTCAGAAAACT tAGCTTTCCACAGCCCCCCCACCAGGATCAAGAAGGAGCCCCAGAGTCCCCGCACAGACCCGGCCCTGTCCTGCAGCAGGAAGCTGCCACTCCCCTACCACCATGGCGAGCAGTGCCTTTATTCCAG TGCCTATGACCCCCCTAGACAAATCGCCATCAAGTCCCCCGCCCCCGGTGCCCCTGGACAGTCGCCCCTGCAGCCCTTCTCCCGGGCAGAACAACGGAGTTTCCTGAGATCCTCCGgcacctcccagccccaccctggccaTGGGTACGTCGGGGAGCATAG CTCTGTCTTCCAGCAACCCTTGGATATTTGCCACCCCCTCACATCCTCCCAGGGAGGGGGCCGGGAACCCCTCCCGGCCCCCTACCCACACCAGCTGTCGGAGCCCTGCCCACCCTACCCCCAGCAGACCTTCAAGCAGGAATACCTTGACCCCCTGTACGAACAGGCGGGCCAGCCGCCAGTGGGCCAGGGTGGAGTCAGCGGGCACAGGTACccaggggcgggggtggtgaTCAAACAGGAGCAGACGGACTTCACCTACGACTCTG atgTCCCTGGGTGTGCATCAATGTATCTTCACACGGAGGGTTTCTCCGGACACTCTCCAGGCGACGGGGCCATGG GTTATGGCTATGAGAAACCTCTTCGACCATTCCCAGATGATGTCTGTGTTGTCCCTGAGAAATTTGAAG GAGACATCAAGCAGGAAGGGGTCGGAGCGTTCCGAGAGGGACCGCCCTACCAGCGCAGGGGCGCCTTGCAACTGTGGCAATTTCTGGTGGCCCTGCTGGATGACCCAACGAATGCCCACTTCATCGCCTGGACTGGCCGGGGGATGGAGTTCAAACTAATAGAGCCCGAGGAG GTTGCCAGGCTCTGGGGCATCCAGAAAAACCGGCCGGCCATGAACTACGACAAACTGAGCCGCTCGCTCCGATACTACTATGAAAAAGGCATCATGCAGAAG GTGGCTGGTGAGCGCTACGTGTACAAGTTTGTGTGTGAGCCTGAGGCCCTCTTCTCCCTGGCCTTCCCGGACAATCAGCGTCCAGCCCTCAAGGCCGAGTTTGACCGGCCAGTCAGTGAGGAGGACACAGTCCCTTTGTCCCACTTGGACGAGAGCCCTGCCTACCTCCCAGAGCTGgctggccctgcccagcccttTGGCCCCAAGGGTGGCTACTCTTACTAG